The Deltaproteobacteria bacterium genomic interval CATGGTCATCTTTTTAAACGCCAAAAATAAGGTTCTGGATTACAAGGTTCTCCAGGAGGGAACAGTTGACCGAGCGGTTATATATCCCAGACGCATGGTTGAGGAGGCCTTGGCCCATCACGCTGCCGGAATCATTTTGGTCCATAACCATCCCAGCGGAGATTCCGAGCCCTCCCCGGAGGATAAGCAACTGACCCGTTCCCTTACCGAAGCCGCCCGCACCATCGACCTCCGGGTTCTGGATCATATTATTGTGGGTAAAGAAGGATATTGCAGTTTTTTGGAATCCCGCCTGATGACTGGGTCGGAAAACAGCAAATGACCACAAAAAACTTTTGAATGAGCGAACCAATAAAAATCAAGGACGTCCCCTTTCATATCACAGTTCCAAGCAAAAAAAGCCTCCTTGCAGGGGCCTTAGTAGATTTGGAGGGCGAGGATTTGACAGGTAAAAAATTATCCTTTATTTTTTCCTTTGATGAGCTTTTTCATTCTTCCGAATTTTTCTAAGATAAAATCAAGAGCCTCGATGTCTGTTTCCGATAACATATCAAATTCTTCACTGCCGCAAGAACTTCCTTTCTCGAATTCGTGTTCTCCAACCTTTTTCAAGTTCTTCTGTGCATATTCATATTCCTTTTTGTCTAAGAAATCTTTATCAAGACTCAATACATCCTTTGCTGCCGTTCCGACAGGACCATAACTCATCGCCCAGTATTCGTCGTTTGTAATTGTGCGCCCGTAGCGGATAAGGTGATATTTATCCGCAAGGAATAACAGCTTATACCCCGGTGCCCTTTCAATGCCGCCAAGGTGGGATGCTGGGTAGGACGACGAAAAAATTGGGGTCAAGTTTACAATTGGGGAATTTAGATAAATTCAGGTAGAATGAAATGTAATGGAAAAGACTGCAGAGATCATCATGATTGGCGGGGGGATCATCGGGGCAAGTATTGCCTATCA includes:
- a CDS encoding Panacea domain-containing protein — encoded protein: MTPIFSSSYPASHLGGIERAPGYKLLFLADKYHLIRYGRTITNDEYWAMSYGPVGTAAKDVLSLDKDFLDKKEYEYAQKNLKKVGEHEFEKGSSCGSEEFDMLSETDIEALDFILEKFGRMKKLIKGKNKG